In one Roseburia intestinalis L1-82 genomic region, the following are encoded:
- a CDS encoding sensor histidine kinase, translating into MELQNRKNLQFRVSTALKSIIGKDLINDKYIAVFELVKNAYDAGAKRVDIIFENVNTLNSKLIIKDDGKGMDLPDIRDKWLFIAYSEKKKENRKEVLNKNTDKKDYREHFKRETAGAKGVGRFSCDRLGAKVNLKSKTKDDENINCLCIDWSKFEINDEREIKEVKVPYFTEQSDGFEQGTVLEICELREPWKRADFLALKRALMKLINPENDLADDIFEIYLSVASELNADRGVKRDNEKVNGKIKNDIIEKLGLKTTNIEVEISEDGQTIKTELWDRGEFIFKFEEKNYKYIELKNIKFKLLYLNRSAKYNFSLVMGITPVNYGSVMVYKNGFRIYPYGEPGEDLFYIDRRKSQGRNRYLGTRDIIGRILILGENDEFMETTSRDGGFVLNDTVNKFYDFFTRRVLRTLEKYVVDVIDWGDPEKKDYEQGVEQGLLPRDVGDKILEQFAGYSSAKRKELISFEYNKSLIEKMNEKKSDGIEASVQKLISIANKTENEVLSELADKVKRDTYKILQQKRETDVELENTQDKLEAAHKEINLRKQQNYFLEQAVNKNEKFLLSGMHLSLTYSEGAKGSMLDLMDALRRKHADDEEVQQYISEIMINIQKINKVSEYAIKGNFNLKSTEEENDIRDFIIQYVGMSKYKGIDIQFDSDTNEKYLCIFDVSSVGIIVDNIVSNAKKAAASILHIKFSNEENGICINFSDNGRGLDPLIEDPYSIFDLGMTTTKVQGGNGIGLNHVKLLVEDMNGHVEINQQCQVGFELIVRIKR; encoded by the coding sequence ATGGAATTACAGAATCGGAAAAATCTACAATTTAGAGTTAGTACGGCATTAAAAAGCATTATTGGTAAAGATTTAATAAATGATAAATACATAGCAGTATTTGAACTGGTAAAGAATGCATATGATGCAGGGGCTAAGCGAGTAGATATTATATTTGAAAATGTAAATACATTAAATTCTAAGCTGATCATTAAAGATGATGGTAAAGGAATGGATTTGCCTGACATAAGGGATAAATGGCTTTTTATTGCCTATTCAGAAAAAAAGAAAGAAAATAGAAAAGAGGTTTTAAATAAAAATACAGACAAAAAAGATTATAGAGAACATTTTAAAAGGGAGACAGCGGGAGCAAAAGGGGTAGGAAGATTTTCGTGTGACCGTTTGGGAGCAAAGGTAAATTTAAAATCAAAAACAAAAGACGATGAAAATATTAATTGTTTATGTATAGATTGGAGTAAATTTGAAATTAATGATGAACGTGAAATAAAGGAAGTAAAGGTTCCTTATTTTACGGAACAATCAGATGGATTTGAGCAGGGAACGGTACTTGAAATTTGCGAATTGAGAGAACCATGGAAGAGAGCAGATTTTCTTGCATTAAAACGGGCATTAATGAAATTAATTAATCCTGAAAATGATTTGGCTGATGATATATTTGAAATTTATTTAAGCGTCGCAAGCGAATTGAACGCAGATCGTGGAGTGAAGAGAGATAATGAAAAGGTAAATGGAAAAATAAAAAATGATATCATTGAAAAATTAGGATTAAAAACAACTAATATAGAAGTGGAAATTTCGGAAGATGGCCAGACTATAAAAACTGAACTATGGGATAGAGGAGAGTTCATTTTCAAGTTTGAGGAAAAAAATTATAAATATATTGAATTAAAAAATATCAAGTTTAAATTACTTTATCTAAACAGAAGTGCAAAATATAATTTTTCGCTTGTTATGGGAATAACTCCTGTTAACTATGGGTCTGTAATGGTATATAAGAATGGTTTTAGAATATACCCTTATGGTGAACCGGGAGAAGATTTGTTTTATATAGATAGGAGAAAAAGCCAGGGACGAAATCGTTACCTAGGAACACGAGATATTATAGGAAGAATATTAATATTAGGTGAAAATGACGAGTTTATGGAAACCACAAGTCGGGATGGTGGTTTTGTTCTAAATGATACCGTGAATAAATTTTATGACTTTTTTACAAGAAGAGTTCTTAGAACATTGGAAAAGTATGTTGTTGATGTAATAGATTGGGGAGACCCAGAAAAAAAAGATTATGAACAAGGGGTAGAGCAGGGACTCTTACCCAGAGATGTAGGAGATAAGATCCTAGAACAATTTGCTGGTTATAGTAGTGCTAAAAGAAAAGAATTGATTTCATTTGAGTATAATAAATCTCTTATAGAGAAGATGAATGAAAAGAAGTCTGACGGTATAGAAGCTTCTGTACAGAAGCTTATTAGCATTGCGAACAAAACAGAAAATGAAGTGTTGTCAGAGTTGGCAGATAAAGTAAAGCGTGATACATATAAAATATTACAACAAAAAAGAGAAACAGACGTTGAATTAGAGAATACACAAGATAAGTTGGAAGCCGCACATAAAGAAATAAATTTGAGAAAACAGCAAAATTATTTTTTAGAGCAGGCTGTGAATAAGAACGAGAAATTTTTATTGAGTGGGATGCATTTAAGTTTAACATATTCTGAAGGGGCAAAGGGAAGTATGCTTGACTTAATGGATGCTCTCCGCAGAAAGCATGCAGATGATGAAGAAGTGCAACAGTATATATCGGAGATTATGATTAATATACAGAAAATTAATAAGGTCTCAGAATATGCTATTAAGGGCAATTTTAATTTAAAGTCAACAGAAGAAGAAAATGATATTAGAGATTTTATCATTCAGTATGTAGGAATGTCAAAATATAAGGGCATAGATATACAATTTGATTCAGATACGAACGAAAAATATTTGTGCATATTTGATGTTTCGTCTGTAGGTATAATTGTTGATAATATTGTAAGTAATGCAAAAAAGGCCGCTGCATCTATATTGCATATTAAGTTTTCCAATGAAGAGAATGGCATCTGTATTAATTTTTCTGACAATGGTAGAGGTTTGGATCCATTGATAGAAGACCCTTATTCGATTTTTGATTTGGGAATGACAACTACCAAAGTGCAAGGAGGAAATGGAATTGGACTAAATCATGTTAAATTACTGGTTGAAGACATGAATGGACATGTTGAGATAAATCAACAATGTCAAGTAGGCTTTGAATTAATAGTGAGGATCAAAAGATGA
- a CDS encoding response regulator, translated as MNVNFKVLWFEDEMGWRPSSERSMKRIIESHNLVPIITWKKGDEGDAEEELKKEYDLILMDYELRGTMGNILIKKLRQFDIYTDVVFYSGNYNKMVKALYNIDEKGMNIEPVDGIYFSDRKREELFPKLQKVVDKVVRRMQDIVNLRGVVLDNVSGFENQMQNILVLTANKFSQAQIKSLNEYTKNKLIVPAKNEYIRKIDEIESNPEALKAIISAPDYFLDSYKKARLVGRVIKILVDEYGLVIDKKYNKFAEVYYNEIIKYRNALGHAMRSNEHADREVFIGEIDKTPLIFTEDLFRQMRASLNEYQQVINLVENSFNQI; from the coding sequence ATGAATGTAAACTTTAAAGTTTTATGGTTTGAAGACGAAATGGGTTGGAGACCTTCTTCAGAAAGAAGTATGAAAAGGATAATAGAAAGTCATAATCTTGTACCCATTATTACTTGGAAAAAAGGTGACGAGGGAGATGCTGAAGAAGAATTAAAAAAAGAGTATGATTTAATTCTTATGGATTATGAACTTAGGGGAACCATGGGTAATATATTAATAAAGAAATTGCGTCAATTTGATATTTATACAGATGTAGTATTCTATTCTGGCAATTATAATAAAATGGTTAAGGCGCTTTATAATATTGATGAAAAAGGAATGAATATTGAACCTGTTGATGGGATTTATTTTTCGGATAGAAAAAGAGAAGAATTATTTCCTAAGCTACAAAAAGTAGTAGACAAAGTGGTTAGACGAATGCAGGATATTGTTAATTTGCGAGGAGTGGTATTGGATAATGTTAGTGGTTTTGAAAATCAAATGCAAAATATACTAGTTCTTACAGCTAATAAGTTTTCACAGGCTCAAATTAAGAGTTTGAATGAATATACCAAAAATAAACTCATAGTGCCGGCAAAAAACGAGTATATAAGAAAGATAGATGAAATTGAAAGTAATCCAGAAGCATTAAAGGCAATTATTAGTGCACCAGACTATTTTTTGGATTCATATAAAAAGGCTCGCTTGGTTGGAAGGGTAATAAAAATTTTAGTTGATGAGTATGGCTTGGTAATAGACAAAAAATATAACAAATTTGCAGAAGTATATTATAATGAAATTATTAAGTATAGAAATGCATTGGGACATGCAATGCGTAGTAATGAGCATGCAGATAGAGAAGTTTTTATTGGTGAGATAGATAAAACTCCACTTATTTTTACTGAAGACTTATTTAGACAAATGAGAGCAAGTCTAAATGAATATCAACAAGTAATTAATCTTGTGGAAAACTCATTTAATCAAATCTGA
- a CDS encoding IS1634 family transposase, giving the protein MRITTSKSKNSESFYITQSYTNANGKSTSKTIRKLGTLAELSAQLHTDRDGVVEWANEQARLETLKYKSEKEDATVMIPFHSNRLMDYNKQKLFSGGYLFLQSIYYGLKLDSVCRKIKSRHKFEYDLNAILSDLIYTRVLEPSSKSSSFRAAKQFLEPPTYELHDVYRALSVLASEMDFIQSEVYKNSFFLGDRMDRILYYDCTNYYFEIEQEDGDKKYGKSKEHRPNPIIQMGLFTDGDGIPLAFSLFPGNQNEQKSLKPLETKILQQFGCDKFIYCSDAGLASEDNRVLNHMGQRAFIVTQSIKKLPAEDRAWALKKTGFKRLSDDKPVDLTKLTDDDKNQLYYKDEPLTTKKLDQKLIITYSPKYAAYQKAIRAEQICRAEKMVANGSLKKQRKNPNDPARFVNKVAVTNEGEKAKIHYYLDTDKIAEEEMYDGLYAVCTDLLDDDVADILKVSEGRWQIEDCFRTMKTDFEARPVYLNREDRIKAHFLTCFLALLHFRLLNRSLKGTYTTEQLLHTLKDIKFTDIEEQGFMPVYERQEITDDLHETCGFRTDYQFITKRKMKGIQKKSKRR; this is encoded by the coding sequence GTGCGTATAACAACATCAAAATCAAAAAATTCTGAGTCCTTTTACATCACTCAGTCCTATACAAATGCCAATGGGAAAAGTACTTCCAAAACCATCCGAAAATTAGGTACGTTAGCTGAATTATCGGCACAGCTCCACACGGATCGTGACGGAGTTGTTGAATGGGCAAATGAACAGGCTCGTCTTGAAACACTGAAATATAAAAGTGAAAAAGAGGATGCTACTGTCATGATTCCATTTCATTCCAACAGACTCATGGACTATAATAAGCAGAAACTTTTTTCTGGCGGATATCTTTTTCTTCAGTCTATTTACTATGGACTTAAGCTCGATTCTGTCTGCCGAAAAATCAAAAGCCGACATAAATTCGAGTATGATCTTAATGCTATTTTATCTGATTTAATTTATACAAGGGTTCTGGAACCTTCCAGCAAAAGTTCTTCCTTTCGAGCAGCAAAACAGTTCCTTGAGCCTCCAACTTATGAACTTCATGATGTTTACCGAGCTCTTTCTGTTCTTGCTTCTGAAATGGATTTTATTCAATCAGAAGTTTATAAAAACAGCTTTTTTCTTGGTGACAGAATGGATCGGATCCTTTATTATGATTGCACAAACTACTACTTTGAAATCGAACAGGAAGATGGAGATAAAAAATACGGAAAAAGCAAAGAGCACCGTCCGAATCCCATTATTCAAATGGGACTCTTTACAGATGGTGACGGAATACCTTTGGCTTTCTCACTCTTTCCTGGAAACCAAAATGAGCAGAAATCCTTAAAACCTTTAGAAACAAAGATTCTCCAACAATTCGGCTGTGATAAGTTTATCTATTGTAGTGACGCCGGACTTGCTTCTGAGGATAACCGTGTTCTTAATCACATGGGACAGAGGGCATTTATTGTCACTCAGTCCATCAAAAAGCTGCCTGCTGAAGATCGGGCATGGGCTTTAAAGAAAACTGGCTTCAAACGTCTCTCAGATGATAAACCTGTTGATCTCACAAAACTGACAGATGATGACAAGAACCAGCTTTATTATAAAGACGAACCATTGACAACAAAAAAACTGGATCAAAAATTAATCATAACCTACTCCCCTAAATATGCCGCTTATCAGAAAGCCATCCGTGCGGAGCAGATCTGTCGGGCAGAAAAAATGGTTGCAAATGGCTCTCTAAAAAAACAGCGTAAAAATCCAAATGATCCTGCAAGATTTGTAAATAAGGTAGCTGTAACCAACGAAGGAGAAAAAGCTAAGATCCACTATTATCTCGATACGGATAAGATTGCTGAAGAAGAAATGTATGACGGACTTTATGCGGTATGTACAGACCTGCTTGATGATGACGTTGCAGATATCTTAAAAGTCAGTGAAGGAAGATGGCAGATTGAAGACTGTTTCAGAACTATGAAAACAGACTTTGAAGCCAGACCCGTTTACTTAAACCGTGAAGATCGGATTAAAGCTCATTTCCTCACCTGCTTTCTTGCTCTGTTACATTTCCGGTTATTAAACCGCTCCTTGAAAGGGACTTATACCACAGAACAATTACTTCACACTTTAAAAGACATAAAATTTACGGATATAGAAGAACAGGGCTTCATGCCGGTATATGAACGTCAGGAAATCACTGATGATCTCCATGAAACCTGCGGATTCAGAACGGACTATCAATTCATAACAAAACGGAAAATGAAAGGAATTCAGAAAAAAAGTAAGCGGAGATAA
- a CDS encoding PBECR4 domain-containing protein — protein sequence MAKYDKKAALKIMIEAVKQYEEKLNDKQFLIIYRERKDIKTVNVGFRDMNFLHMTGVKTRLSAQQFYAACLESKLSEYDFEIDNKGKVQQKLMVLPYLAKNQSMHKLRVSDEIFEMILVDEE from the coding sequence ATGGCAAAGTATGACAAGAAAGCAGCTTTAAAGATTATGATAGAAGCTGTAAAGCAATACGAAGAAAAACTGAATGATAAACAGTTTCTAATCATATATCGGGAAAGGAAAGATATAAAGACAGTAAATGTAGGATTTCGGGATATGAACTTTTTACATATGACTGGTGTGAAAACAAGATTGTCTGCACAACAATTTTATGCGGCTTGCCTGGAATCAAAACTTTCTGAGTATGATTTCGAAATTGATAATAAAGGAAAAGTGCAACAGAAATTAATGGTGTTACCATATCTGGCGAAGAACCAGAGTATGCATAAACTTAGGGTAAGTGATGAAATATTTGAAATGATTTTAGTGGATGAGGAATGA
- a CDS encoding MATE family efflux transporter: MAQSIGQKFTPVTLLKFALPSMVMMVLMSCYTITDGIFISRFLGDNALSAVNIVYPVINIVLAIGVMLATGGSAVVAKKMGEGKDDEAKDNFSMLVFTGVVASVVILILTILFLEPICRALGANDSLLANCKAYLFTVVLFAPACMLQSLFQTFFVTAGKPHIGMTLVISAGIANAVLDYVFLSPLGFGIEGAALATGIGQLIPAVVGLFYFFFVRGDLYFTKFHFHGSVLSTASFNGASEMVTNIANAVITYAFNKIMLRLAGENGVAAITILLYSQFLFNALFLGFSMGVAPVISYNYGAKNTGGLKSVCKICRRFVIVSSIIITICCNLLSEPIVLLFVGGKTATYDLAVSGFSVFCVTFLFSGYNIFSSALFTALSDGKTSAVISFTRTFVFILLSLLTLPAIWGVTGVWLAIPVAEFVTLFLSIFFQRRKRTVYHYA, from the coding sequence ATGGCACAGTCCATTGGTCAGAAATTCACACCTGTCACTTTATTAAAATTCGCATTACCATCCATGGTCATGATGGTACTCATGTCCTGTTATACAATCACGGACGGGATTTTTATCTCGCGCTTTCTTGGAGATAATGCGCTGTCCGCAGTCAATATCGTCTATCCGGTCATCAATATCGTACTCGCCATCGGCGTCATGCTCGCAACCGGAGGAAGCGCCGTCGTTGCAAAGAAAATGGGCGAAGGGAAAGACGATGAAGCAAAAGATAACTTTTCCATGCTCGTGTTTACCGGTGTTGTGGCGAGTGTTGTCATCCTGATACTGACGATTTTATTTTTAGAGCCAATCTGCCGCGCTCTCGGTGCAAATGATTCATTACTTGCAAACTGCAAAGCATATCTTTTTACCGTTGTTTTATTTGCCCCAGCGTGCATGCTGCAGAGCCTGTTCCAGACGTTCTTCGTGACAGCGGGAAAACCGCACATTGGCATGACGTTAGTTATCAGTGCCGGCATCGCAAACGCCGTGTTGGACTATGTATTTTTATCGCCTCTCGGCTTTGGCATTGAGGGTGCCGCCTTAGCTACCGGTATCGGTCAGCTCATACCTGCAGTCGTGGGACTCTTCTACTTTTTCTTTGTCAGGGGAGATCTTTATTTTACAAAATTTCATTTTCATGGAAGTGTCCTTTCTACTGCAAGTTTTAACGGTGCATCCGAGATGGTAACGAATATTGCAAACGCTGTGATTACTTATGCATTTAACAAAATCATGCTGCGCCTTGCCGGCGAAAACGGTGTTGCCGCAATCACGATACTGCTTTATTCCCAATTTTTATTTAATGCGCTTTTTCTTGGATTTTCCATGGGTGTTGCACCTGTGATCAGTTACAATTACGGTGCAAAAAATACAGGCGGACTGAAAAGCGTCTGCAAAATCTGCAGACGCTTCGTGATCGTTTCTTCTATTATAATTACTATTTGCTGTAACCTGCTCTCCGAGCCGATCGTGCTCTTGTTTGTCGGTGGAAAAACAGCGACTTATGACCTTGCCGTCAGCGGTTTTTCGGTATTCTGTGTGACCTTTTTGTTCAGCGGATATAACATTTTTTCATCCGCTCTCTTTACGGCACTCTCAGACGGAAAAACCTCAGCGGTCATATCCTTTACAAGAACCTTTGTTTTTATCCTGCTGTCACTCCTCACACTGCCAGCCATTTGGGGGGTGACCGGTGTGTGGCTTGCAATCCCGGTGGCAGAGTTTGTGACACTGTTTTTATCGATTTTTTTTCAGCGGCGCAAACGGACGGTTTATCATTACGCCTGA
- a CDS encoding DNA cytosine methyltransferase: protein MSQFSYIDIFAGCGGLSLGLHNAGWKGLFAIEKSKDAFETLKYNLIDTTQHFGWNEWLPQTEHDINEVISKYRSELEKLAGTVTLVVGGPPCQGFSMAGQRKKNDIRNTLSDSYIEFISIVKPKFLVFENVQGFTIGFKDENEKKGVPYSVILKEKLEKLGYSVEGKMIDISEFGVPQTRKRYIMVGVLQGKTEMFFDILYKRKKDFLKKKGLNEKVSVGEAIGDLLKENGTLPTPDFKNYVSGVYGEIQSNYQKLMRKGLDNMEGCVADSHRFAKHSEETKRMNEEMLQKCPKLKRVTPKDNLIKNLRKRGVTVLDESKAAPTVTAHPDDFVHYCEPRILTVRESARIQSFPDSFQFKGKYTTGGQLRKIEVPRCTQVGNAVPPLFAEQIGNALMEMMKNGITESEKSTI from the coding sequence ATGAGTCAATTTAGTTATATTGATATATTTGCTGGTTGTGGAGGTCTTTCTCTTGGATTGCATAATGCAGGATGGAAAGGCCTATTTGCTATTGAAAAAAGTAAAGATGCCTTTGAAACATTGAAATATAATTTGATTGATACAACGCAACATTTTGGTTGGAATGAATGGCTACCACAAACAGAACACGATATAAATGAGGTAATTAGTAAATACAGAAGTGAGTTGGAAAAACTTGCCGGAACTGTTACTTTGGTTGTTGGAGGACCACCATGCCAAGGCTTCTCTATGGCGGGACAGCGTAAGAAGAATGATATTCGAAACACACTGAGCGATTCATATATAGAATTTATAAGTATTGTGAAACCTAAATTTTTAGTTTTTGAAAATGTTCAGGGATTTACAATTGGTTTCAAAGACGAAAATGAAAAAAAGGGTGTTCCTTACTCAGTGATTTTGAAGGAAAAATTGGAAAAACTGGGATATAGTGTAGAGGGTAAAATGATAGATATCTCGGAATTTGGAGTACCGCAGACCAGAAAGCGTTATATTATGGTTGGTGTTTTACAAGGAAAAACAGAAATGTTTTTTGATATACTTTATAAGAGAAAAAAAGATTTTTTGAAAAAGAAGGGGCTAAATGAAAAGGTATCAGTGGGAGAGGCCATTGGGGATTTGTTAAAAGAAAATGGAACATTACCGACGCCGGATTTTAAGAATTATGTGTCTGGCGTTTATGGAGAGATACAAAGTAATTATCAAAAACTGATGAGAAAAGGCTTGGATAATATGGAAGGATGCGTAGCAGATAGTCATAGATTTGCTAAACATTCTGAAGAAACTAAGCGGATGAATGAGGAAATGCTACAAAAGTGTCCCAAGTTAAAGCGGGTAACTCCAAAAGATAATTTGATTAAAAACTTAAGAAAACGGGGGGTTACGGTTTTAGATGAAAGTAAAGCGGCACCAACTGTTACAGCGCATCCGGATGATTTTGTTCATTATTGTGAACCTAGAATATTGACTGTGCGAGAATCGGCGCGAATACAAAGTTTTCCAGATAGCTTTCAATTTAAAGGAAAATATACTACGGGTGGTCAGTTAAGAAAAATAGAAGTACCTCGTTGTACACAAGTTGGAAATGCCGTTCCACCTTTATTTGCAGAACAAATAGGAAATGCTTTAATGGAGATGATGAAAAATGGAATTACAGAATCGGAAAAATCTACAATTTAG
- a CDS encoding IS4 family transposase — protein MTFPEIVKTTLWDIIDEMSHSLSSFVKNPDKDFIRKRKLDFKKMMHLIISMESGSLNHELLKFFEYDSSVPTGSAFYQQRSKLSVSAFRHLLKEFNLKFPLEKFRGKYYLIACDGSEFNIARNLKDADTFHEPNGKSVSGFNMVHTISLYEVCSKRYLDLEVQPGRLKNEFQAICNLMDRYAYGASPIFIADRGFSSYNVFAHAIENNVDFLIRAKDLNVQRFLGGGTLPDKLDTTIELILTRTQSKKKHKHPEKESQYRYIGKNIAFDYLNPADISDEYLLKLRIVRVEVSDGVFENIITTLSEEDFTPDDIKYCYNLRWGIETSFRDLKHTIGATNLHSKKTEYVAFELWSKLILYNFCSIIILHVPVKSRNRKYEYQVNFSLAMKICFDFLRGVAPPNVESLISKYILPIRPDRNYARQHRVQKPISFSYRFV, from the coding sequence ATGACATTTCCTGAAATTGTCAAAACTACACTTTGGGACATTATTGATGAGATGTCCCACTCACTTTCTTCTTTTGTAAAAAATCCAGATAAGGATTTTATCCGCAAACGCAAACTTGATTTTAAGAAAATGATGCATCTGATCATTTCCATGGAAAGCGGAAGCCTAAATCATGAACTTCTCAAATTTTTTGAGTATGATTCCTCAGTTCCTACTGGCTCTGCTTTTTATCAACAACGTTCCAAACTTTCCGTTTCTGCATTCCGTCACCTTCTCAAGGAATTTAACCTTAAATTCCCCTTAGAAAAATTTCGCGGAAAATACTATCTTATTGCGTGTGATGGTTCTGAATTTAACATTGCCAGAAATCTTAAAGATGCAGATACTTTCCACGAACCAAATGGTAAATCGGTATCCGGTTTTAATATGGTTCATACCATCTCTTTATATGAGGTATGTTCTAAGCGGTACCTTGATTTAGAAGTCCAGCCTGGGCGTCTTAAAAATGAGTTTCAGGCTATCTGCAATCTTATGGATCGGTATGCCTATGGGGCTTCCCCCATTTTCATTGCTGACAGGGGATTTTCCAGTTACAACGTTTTTGCCCATGCAATCGAAAATAATGTTGATTTTTTAATTCGTGCTAAGGATTTGAATGTACAGCGTTTTCTTGGCGGCGGGACTCTTCCTGACAAACTGGATACAACCATAGAGCTGATTCTGACCAGAACACAATCCAAAAAGAAACATAAACATCCCGAAAAAGAATCACAATACCGCTATATTGGTAAAAACATAGCTTTCGACTATCTTAATCCAGCTGATATTTCCGATGAATATCTGCTGAAACTAAGAATCGTCCGCGTTGAAGTATCCGATGGGGTTTTTGAAAATATTATCACTACACTTTCCGAAGAAGACTTTACACCGGACGATATAAAATACTGTTACAATCTCCGCTGGGGCATCGAAACTTCTTTTCGCGACCTAAAGCATACCATTGGAGCTACTAATTTACACTCTAAAAAAACAGAGTATGTTGCATTTGAACTGTGGAGCAAGCTCATTTTGTACAATTTCTGTTCCATAATTATTTTACATGTACCAGTAAAAAGCAGGAATCGCAAATATGAGTACCAAGTCAACTTTTCTCTCGCAATGAAAATCTGTTTTGATTTTCTAAGAGGAGTCGCACCACCAAATGTAGAAAGCCTGATAAGTAAGTATATCCTACCTATCAGGCCCGATAGGAACTATGCCCGACAGCATAGAGTCCAAAAACCAATCAGCTTCTCTTACCGATTTGTATAA
- a CDS encoding MerR family transcriptional regulator, protein MDKSQYLTTGELAKLMHVTKNTLFHYDKIGLFSPEIVLDNEYRYYSIHQIEVLEAIIMLKELGMSLKEIQAFLSDRTPEKLLELFEKEEQILAEKIRLLKDRRQWMEEKSKKIRAYLEKEKDEIFVCEKPGRYYLMDAFLDVSESEFAERTAELINFYENNSKSICYEIGYIQYAKDVRRQIYANYSNVILLMKHKPGGMSCHFMPAGKYLTTYFKGHWRNIGEAYRKLLAYADEHQITLAEEFLEVYTVDQLMAETVEEYVTEISVRICGGDMDEL, encoded by the coding sequence GTGGACAAAAGTCAATATCTGACAACTGGTGAGCTTGCAAAGCTCATGCACGTCACCAAAAACACTTTATTTCATTATGATAAGATCGGCTTGTTTTCGCCGGAGATCGTGCTTGATAACGAGTACCGTTATTATTCGATCCATCAGATCGAAGTGCTCGAAGCGATCATTATGCTAAAGGAACTTGGTATGTCTTTAAAAGAGATCCAGGCCTTTTTAAGTGACCGGACTCCGGAAAAATTATTGGAGCTGTTTGAAAAAGAGGAACAGATTCTGGCAGAAAAAATCCGGCTGTTAAAGGATCGCAGGCAGTGGATGGAAGAAAAAAGTAAAAAAATCAGGGCATATTTAGAGAAAGAAAAAGATGAAATATTTGTCTGTGAAAAACCGGGCAGATATTATCTGATGGATGCATTTTTAGACGTTTCGGAATCAGAATTTGCGGAGCGCACAGCGGAACTGATCAATTTTTATGAGAACAACAGCAAAAGCATCTGTTATGAGATTGGTTACATCCAGTATGCAAAAGATGTCAGACGGCAGATCTATGCAAATTACAGCAACGTAATATTGCTGATGAAACATAAGCCGGGCGGCATGTCCTGCCATTTTATGCCTGCGGGGAAATATCTGACAACTTATTTTAAAGGGCACTGGAGAAACATCGGGGAGGCTTACCGGAAACTTCTTGCTTATGCAGATGAACATCAGATTACACTGGCGGAAGAGTTCCTGGAAGTTTACACGGTGGATCAGCTGATGGCGGAGACGGTGGAGGAGTATGTGACGGAGATATCGGTGCGCATCTGCGGGGGAGATATGGATGAACTGTGA
- a CDS encoding CBS domain-containing protein, translating into MNILFFLTPKEDVAHVEETDTMRQVLEKMEHHGYTAIPLLSVEGKYIGTITEGDLLWFLKDRNFPDLKLLEDMPITSIERRRDNKAVKIDESMENLFDKVMNQNFVPVVDDKKVFIGIVTRKDVLAYLGKKAAAQA; encoded by the coding sequence ATGAACATTTTATTTTTTCTGACACCGAAGGAAGACGTAGCACATGTGGAAGAGACGGACACCATGCGTCAGGTGCTTGAGAAAATGGAACATCACGGTTACACAGCTATTCCGCTGCTTAGCGTGGAAGGAAAATATATCGGTACGATCACAGAAGGAGATTTACTATGGTTTTTAAAGGACCGCAATTTCCCGGATCTGAAACTGCTTGAGGACATGCCGATCACATCGATTGAGCGTAGAAGGGATAATAAGGCGGTAAAGATTGATGAATCCATGGAGAATCTGTTTGACAAGGTAATGAACCAGAACTTTGTTCCGGTTGTGGATGATAAAAAGGTGTTTATCGGGATCGTGACCAGAAAAGATGTACTGGCATACCTTGGAAAGAAAGCGGCTGCTCAGGCGTAA